A genomic segment from Longimicrobiales bacterium encodes:
- a CDS encoding glycosyltransferase family 2 protein, with protein MSQPVPMTEPARPPQLSAAARRDFAVIIPAYNEADNVPDLVRELRATFERHGLEGEVLLIDDGSTDGTGERAAREAGGWSQLRVLTHRRNFGKTEAMVTGAENTDARWVILFDADLQHGTEEIPRFLEKLDEGFDIVTGRKVGRYEKAAVSSIYNRLSRVIFDVPVSDTNSMKAFRRDILDEVRLRHDWHRFFVVLAYAR; from the coding sequence ATGTCGCAGCCCGTCCCGATGACGGAACCGGCCCGCCCGCCGCAGCTCAGTGCGGCCGCGCGCCGTGACTTCGCCGTCATCATTCCCGCCTACAACGAAGCCGACAACGTGCCGGACCTCGTGCGTGAGCTGCGTGCGACGTTCGAGCGGCACGGCCTCGAGGGCGAGGTTCTGCTGATCGACGATGGCTCGACGGATGGTACCGGCGAGCGGGCGGCTCGGGAGGCGGGCGGCTGGTCGCAGCTCCGCGTCCTCACGCATCGCCGGAACTTCGGCAAGACCGAAGCGATGGTGACGGGGGCGGAGAACACGGACGCGCGCTGGGTCATCCTGTTCGATGCGGATCTCCAGCATGGCACGGAGGAGATCCCGCGCTTCCTGGAGAAGCTGGATGAGGGCTTCGACATCGTGACGGGTCGGAAGGTCGGTCGCTATGAGAAGGCGGCGGTGTCCAGCATCTACAACCGGCTGAGCCGCGTCATCTTCGACGTCCCGGTGTCCGACACGAACTCGATGAAGGCGTTCCGCCGCGACATCCTGGATGAGGTCCGGCTGCGCCACGACTGGCACCGGTTCTTCGTCGTGCTCGCGTATGCGCG
- the rpoN gene encoding RNA polymerase factor sigma-54, whose amino-acid sequence MSIRTGLYQGTQLKQEMKINPRLYQAMDLLYMPLLDLQQHIKQEMLNNPFLDLEEPQVTEEEITPSEKEKEKEEKEKAEEIDWEEILLDGFEAGGRRQEYEEKEYFEPVSVESRDLYDHLRDQLVLLRLSPRQVLLGEEIIGNIDENGYLTCSLEEVVKGLNLWLEDAGADWAEEEGGEAVPFTLEDGEEMLRILQAFDPAGIGARDLRECLVLQLQDFEMEDTLAYRIVREYFDQLINHRWSEISKDLSITPKDVQTAADEIAKLDPKPGLKYSAPPDNYITPDLIVEKIDGEYLVFLNDTSLPRLKLSRAYREIAKDKSKFKGENKEFISNKLNSANWMIQAIEQRRQTMLKVMNFIVDRQREFFEKGVQYLKPLTLREVAEVINMHESTVSRVTNEKFVQTPRGVLPLKFFFSSGLSTTSGEDVSARGIKAKIQKLVSDEEAKRPLTDQAIVNILKDEGIQIARRTVAKYRDQLGILSARMRKRV is encoded by the coding sequence ATGAGCATACGCACAGGGCTGTACCAGGGCACACAGCTGAAGCAGGAGATGAAGATCAATCCACGCCTGTACCAGGCGATGGATCTTCTGTACATGCCCCTGCTCGACCTGCAGCAGCACATCAAGCAGGAGATGCTGAACAATCCTTTTCTGGACCTGGAGGAGCCGCAGGTCACGGAAGAGGAGATCACTCCCTCCGAGAAGGAGAAGGAGAAGGAAGAGAAGGAAAAGGCCGAGGAGATCGACTGGGAGGAGATCCTCCTGGACGGCTTCGAGGCGGGCGGCCGGCGCCAGGAGTACGAGGAGAAGGAGTACTTCGAGCCGGTCAGCGTCGAATCGCGTGACCTGTACGACCATCTGCGGGACCAGCTGGTGCTGCTGCGGCTCTCTCCGCGGCAGGTGCTGCTGGGCGAGGAGATCATCGGCAACATCGACGAGAACGGGTATCTGACGTGCTCGCTCGAGGAGGTGGTGAAGGGTCTGAACCTGTGGCTGGAGGATGCGGGTGCGGACTGGGCGGAGGAGGAGGGCGGAGAAGCTGTGCCGTTCACGCTGGAGGACGGCGAGGAGATGCTGCGGATCCTCCAGGCGTTCGATCCGGCTGGCATCGGCGCGCGCGACCTGCGCGAATGCCTCGTGCTCCAGCTTCAGGATTTCGAGATGGAGGACACGCTGGCGTACCGCATCGTGCGCGAGTACTTCGACCAGCTGATCAACCATCGATGGTCGGAGATCTCGAAGGACCTGTCGATCACGCCGAAGGATGTGCAGACCGCGGCCGACGAGATCGCGAAGCTGGATCCGAAGCCGGGCCTCAAGTACTCGGCGCCGCCGGACAACTACATCACGCCGGACCTCATCGTCGAAAAGATCGATGGCGAGTACCTGGTGTTCCTGAACGACACGAGCCTGCCGCGCCTGAAGTTGTCGCGTGCGTACCGCGAGATCGCGAAGGACAAGAGCAAGTTCAAGGGCGAGAACAAGGAGTTCATCAGCAACAAGCTGAACAGCGCGAACTGGATGATCCAGGCGATCGAGCAGCGCCGTCAGACCATGCTGAAGGTGATGAACTTCATCGTGGATCGTCAGCGAGAGTTCTTCGAGAAGGGCGTGCAGTACCTGAAGCCGCTGACGCTGCGCGAGGTGGCGGAAGTCATCAACATGCACGAGTCCACCGTGTCGCGTGTAACGAACGAGAAGTTCGTGCAGACGCCGCGTGGTGTGCTGCCGCTGAAGTTCTTCTTCTCGAGCGGCCTGTCCACGACGTCGGGCGAGGATGTGAGCGCGCGCGGCATCAAGGCCAAGATCCAGAAGCTGGTGTCCGACGAGGAAGCGAAGCGTCCGCTCACGGACCAGGCGATCGTGAATATCCTGAAGGATGAGGGCATCCAGATCGCGCGCCGCACGGTCGCCAAATACCGCGATCAGCTCGGCATTCTATCCGCGCGGATGCGCAAGCGGGTGTGA
- the lptB gene encoding LPS export ABC transporter ATP-binding protein, which yields MSLLDYVAGLKPHEASIAAALLELVRRADTDGALDRGQWFAAIRSEYVARDDVDTPAPMAIAGDVASPEDADRYFEEHVLTRLVADGVVLAEPAGEAWERARVAPDYWGALLADQRVEVEAQLDRAVGILLNAPTRPGAGAGRRRGPLAGASTLSARGLVKIYRRRRVVADVNVEVSQGEIVGLLGPNGAGKTTTFYMMVGLIGPDKGKVFLDERELTRTPMYKRARAGIGYLAQEPSIFRKLTVEENILAILETMPLKRRQRRERLEHMLDELGLKHLRKARAYSLSGGERRRLEITRALVSEPKFMLLDEPFAGVDPIAVHDIQQIVADLRHRGIGVIITDHNVEQTLDIVDRAYIMYDGKVRVSGTVGELVWNDEVAEIYFGPTLTARMRERYRRPEVVA from the coding sequence ATGAGTCTGCTCGACTACGTCGCCGGCCTGAAGCCGCACGAGGCCTCCATCGCGGCCGCACTCCTCGAGCTCGTGCGCCGCGCAGACACCGATGGCGCACTCGATCGCGGCCAGTGGTTCGCCGCGATCCGCAGCGAGTACGTCGCACGCGACGATGTCGATACGCCTGCGCCCATGGCGATCGCCGGCGATGTCGCATCGCCCGAGGACGCCGACCGCTACTTCGAGGAGCATGTGCTCACCAGGCTCGTCGCGGATGGCGTCGTGCTCGCCGAGCCCGCGGGCGAGGCGTGGGAGCGCGCACGTGTCGCCCCGGATTACTGGGGCGCGCTGTTAGCGGACCAGCGCGTGGAGGTCGAGGCACAGCTGGACCGCGCGGTCGGGATTTTGCTCAATGCACCCACCCGGCCAGGCGCTGGCGCCGGTCGCAGGCGCGGACCGCTGGCCGGTGCGAGCACGCTGTCGGCACGGGGGCTGGTGAAGATCTATCGGCGGCGGCGGGTGGTGGCGGACGTGAACGTGGAGGTCTCGCAGGGCGAGATCGTGGGGCTGCTGGGGCCGAACGGGGCAGGGAAGACGACGACGTTCTACATGATGGTGGGTCTGATCGGACCGGATAAGGGGAAAGTGTTCCTGGACGAGCGGGAGCTGACCCGCACCCCCATGTACAAGAGGGCCCGTGCGGGGATAGGCTATCTGGCGCAGGAGCCGTCGATCTTCCGGAAGCTGACGGTAGAGGAGAACATCCTGGCGATCCTGGAGACGATGCCGCTGAAGCGGCGGCAGCGCCGGGAGCGACTGGAGCACATGCTGGACGAGCTGGGGCTGAAGCACCTGCGCAAGGCGCGGGCATATTCGCTGTCGGGAGGAGAGCGGCGCCGCCTGGAGATCACGCGCGCGCTGGTGTCGGAGCCGAAGTTCATGCTGCTGGATGAGCCGTTCGCGGGAGTGGACCCGATCGCGGTGCATGACATCCAGCAGATTGTCGCCGACCTGCGACATCGCGGCATAGGGGTAATCATAACCGATCACAACGTGGAGCAGACGCTCGACATCGTCGATCGCGCTTACATCATGTACGACGGGAAGGTGCGCGTGTCGGGAACGGTGGGCGAGCTGGTATGGAATGACGAAGTGGCAGAAATCTATTTTGGACCTACGCTCACGGCGCGCATGCGCGAGCGGTATCGACGTCCGGAAGTAGTCGCATGA